From the Streptomyces sp. Tu 2975 genome, one window contains:
- a CDS encoding GNAT family N-acetyltransferase: protein MRISVVTPGELGALQTEAWREMRAGADAPANPFMEPEFTLAVGRVRAPARVAVLWEGGEPVGFFPHERGPLGRGRAIGLGVSDCQGAVLRPGLGIDPRELLRACSLAAWEFDNLEAGQKLFEPDAADSFGSPVIDVSAGYAAYEEQLRERSPKFLRTTLAKERRLGRQGGGLRFVLDERDPGALRTLMSWKSAQYRRTGRRDRFSQRWISTLVRQLHESRAAGCRGTLSVLYAGDRPVAAHFGLRSRTVLSCWFPAYAPEFAKFSPGLILHLRMAEAAAGEGIALLDLGRGAAEYKDALKTGELRVHEGATLRPGPGAALYWLGREPVRRAHGFVRDHPRLAAQARRTLNRMGRLRETR from the coding sequence GTGCGGATCAGTGTCGTGACGCCGGGGGAGCTGGGCGCGCTCCAGACGGAGGCGTGGCGGGAGATGCGGGCGGGTGCGGACGCGCCCGCGAACCCGTTCATGGAACCCGAGTTCACCCTCGCGGTCGGCCGGGTGCGGGCACCGGCACGAGTAGCCGTGCTGTGGGAGGGCGGCGAGCCGGTCGGCTTCTTCCCTCACGAAAGGGGGCCGTTGGGCCGTGGCCGGGCCATCGGCCTCGGGGTGTCCGACTGCCAGGGCGCGGTCCTGCGGCCCGGTCTGGGCATCGATCCGCGCGAGCTGTTACGGGCGTGTTCGCTGGCGGCCTGGGAGTTCGACAACCTCGAGGCGGGCCAGAAACTGTTCGAACCGGACGCGGCCGACTCGTTCGGCTCGCCCGTCATCGACGTCTCCGCTGGATACGCAGCGTACGAGGAGCAGCTACGGGAGCGGTCGCCCAAGTTCCTGCGGACCACGCTCGCGAAGGAGCGCAGGCTCGGGCGGCAGGGGGGCGGCCTCCGGTTCGTCCTGGACGAGCGGGACCCGGGGGCCCTGCGGACGCTTATGTCCTGGAAGTCCGCCCAGTACCGCAGGACCGGCCGCAGGGACCGCTTCTCGCAGCGGTGGATCAGCACCCTGGTGCGGCAGCTGCACGAGTCGAGGGCGGCCGGCTGCCGAGGGACGCTCTCCGTGCTGTACGCCGGTGACCGGCCGGTCGCCGCGCACTTCGGGCTGCGTTCGCGCACCGTGCTGTCCTGCTGGTTCCCGGCGTACGCACCCGAGTTCGCCAAGTTCTCCCCCGGCCTGATCCTGCATCTGAGGATGGCGGAGGCGGCGGCCGGCGAGGGCATCGCGCTGCTGGACCTCGGCCGTGGGGCCGCCGAGTACAAGGACGCCCTCAAGACCGGTGAACTGCGCGTCCACGAGGGCGCGACCCTGCGGCCCGGGCCGGGGGCGGCGCTGTACTGGCTCGGCCGCGAACCGGTGCGTAGGGCCCATGGATTCGTCCGCGACCATCCGCGGCTCGCCGCCCAGGCCAGACGGACGCTGAACCGGATGGGCAGGCTGCGGGAGACCCGCTGA
- a CDS encoding glycosyltransferase, with protein MLSRSLRPAPPGLPRPPAPMRVAELDLDGPDGQVLSFGPAPPGQARGLPGAPLQAEPVSGAADVVFALVRLRGRPVATVVCRVPPGRRAVDAVAVAARARLAGREPPATPPHGDPPRTSVVVATREGAGRLARTLDSLLAQDHPEYEIVVVDNAPVTTATRDLVENKYGGLRTVRVRYVGEPVPGLAVAHNRGVAVADGAVLAFTDDDVVADPHWLTSLTAPFADDPRLGCTTGLILPARLGTPAQILLESHGGFAKGFMPRTYDPLRPPADQPLFPFTAGSFGSGANMAFRAAVLRRLGGFDPATGTGTPARGGDDLYAFVSVLATGHRLRYTPQALVWHHHRETWRDVTGQAYGYGAGLTAALTALLVRRPALLPALLRKLPAGLAHARAITASREAGTGGMPGLHGAMEHPWPRHLSRLERRGMLTGPLGYLRARLRLRGLDMPDVAAGRR; from the coding sequence ATGCTGAGCAGATCACTACGGCCCGCCCCGCCCGGCCTGCCGCGGCCGCCGGCGCCGATGCGGGTGGCGGAACTGGACCTCGACGGCCCCGACGGGCAGGTCCTTTCCTTCGGTCCTGCCCCGCCGGGGCAGGCGCGGGGACTGCCGGGTGCCCCGCTCCAGGCAGAGCCGGTGTCCGGCGCCGCGGACGTCGTCTTCGCGCTGGTCCGGCTGCGCGGGCGGCCCGTCGCCACCGTGGTGTGCCGCGTACCGCCCGGGCGCAGGGCCGTCGACGCCGTCGCCGTGGCCGCCCGCGCGCGGCTCGCCGGCCGGGAGCCGCCGGCCACGCCGCCGCACGGCGACCCGCCGCGTACCAGCGTCGTCGTCGCCACCCGCGAGGGCGCCGGGCGGCTCGCCCGTACCCTCGACTCGCTGCTCGCCCAGGACCACCCGGAGTACGAGATCGTCGTCGTCGACAACGCGCCCGTCACGACCGCCACCCGAGACCTCGTCGAGAACAAGTACGGCGGCTTGCGGACCGTACGCGTCCGGTACGTCGGCGAACCTGTGCCGGGCCTCGCCGTCGCACACAACAGGGGTGTCGCCGTCGCCGACGGCGCGGTGCTCGCGTTCACCGACGACGACGTGGTCGCGGACCCGCACTGGCTCACGTCGCTCACCGCCCCGTTCGCCGACGACCCGCGGCTCGGCTGCACGACCGGCCTGATCCTGCCCGCCCGGCTGGGCACCCCGGCGCAGATCCTGCTGGAGAGCCACGGCGGGTTCGCCAAAGGCTTCATGCCGCGGACGTACGATCCGCTGCGCCCGCCCGCCGACCAGCCGCTCTTCCCGTTCACGGCGGGCAGCTTCGGGTCCGGGGCCAACATGGCCTTCCGGGCCGCCGTGCTGCGCCGGCTGGGCGGTTTCGACCCGGCCACCGGCACGGGCACGCCCGCACGCGGCGGCGACGACCTGTACGCGTTCGTCTCCGTCCTCGCCACGGGGCACCGGCTGCGCTACACGCCGCAGGCGCTGGTGTGGCACCACCACCGTGAGACGTGGCGGGACGTGACCGGGCAGGCGTACGGGTACGGCGCCGGACTGACCGCCGCCCTGACCGCCCTGCTGGTCCGCCGCCCGGCGCTGCTGCCCGCACTGCTGCGCAAACTGCCGGCCGGACTCGCCCACGCCCGTGCGATCACAGCCTCACGGGAGGCCGGCACGGGCGGGATGCCGGGGCTGCACGGGGCCATGGAGCACCCGTGGCCGCGCCATCTGTCCCGGCTGGAACGCCGCGGGATGCTCACCGGCCCGCTCGGATACCTGCGGGCACGGCTGCGGCTGCGCGGCCTCGACATGCCCGATGTCGCCGCGGGGAGGCGCTGA
- a CDS encoding glycosyl hydrolase, with translation MTGTAAVPGHYRRPWVALVSAVLLCGVLALTFAGPKDNAPPSPDSPRCRATELLVPPCGAWFGAYVRHDKTDLEEKVLAYEKRLGRRLDIVYAYHDMSTDGLEGRLLTEQEQRVGRDRLLLLSWESKWWNGRPEQQPTWRQIAAGQLDRGVVDVQARRIKAYGKKVFLSFDLEMDTRTPAAGTPEEYVAAYRHIHDRFRELGVRNVVWTWVVTGWTGHAALFPRLYPGDAYVDWIGYNQYNYFRCHRTSWKSFEETQTASHRWIREHISRDKPLMLTEFGTADEPARPGAQAEWYAEVPAVVRELDGVRAALQWNHRDPGPGCDLSLARESSWQALRRAVSDPYFGQRVPRG, from the coding sequence GTGACCGGCACCGCCGCCGTGCCGGGGCACTATCGCCGGCCCTGGGTGGCGCTGGTGTCCGCGGTGCTGCTCTGCGGAGTGCTCGCCCTCACCTTCGCGGGCCCCAAGGACAATGCCCCGCCCTCGCCCGACAGTCCCCGGTGCCGCGCCACCGAACTGCTGGTGCCTCCTTGCGGTGCCTGGTTCGGCGCCTATGTCCGGCACGACAAGACCGACCTGGAGGAGAAGGTCCTCGCCTACGAGAAGCGGCTGGGACGCCGGCTGGACATCGTGTACGCCTACCACGACATGTCCACCGACGGCCTCGAGGGCCGGCTGCTGACCGAGCAGGAACAGCGTGTCGGCCGGGACCGGTTGCTGCTGCTGTCGTGGGAGAGCAAGTGGTGGAACGGCCGGCCGGAACAGCAGCCGACGTGGCGGCAGATCGCGGCGGGGCAGCTCGACCGGGGCGTCGTCGACGTGCAGGCGCGGCGGATCAAGGCGTACGGGAAGAAGGTGTTCCTCTCGTTCGACCTGGAGATGGACACCCGCACCCCGGCCGCGGGGACGCCGGAGGAGTACGTCGCCGCCTACCGCCACATCCACGACCGGTTCCGTGAGCTGGGCGTCCGGAACGTCGTCTGGACCTGGGTCGTCACCGGCTGGACCGGGCACGCGGCACTGTTCCCGCGGCTTTATCCGGGCGACGCGTACGTCGACTGGATCGGCTACAACCAGTACAACTACTTCCGCTGCCACCGGACGTCCTGGAAGAGCTTCGAGGAGACGCAGACCGCGTCCCACCGGTGGATCAGGGAACACATCTCCCGCGACAAGCCCCTGATGCTCACCGAGTTCGGCACGGCCGACGAGCCGGCCCGCCCCGGCGCGCAGGCGGAGTGGTACGCCGAGGTCCCGGCCGTGGTGAGGGAACTGGACGGGGTGCGGGCCGCGCTCCAGTGGAACCACCGCGATCCCGGGCCGGGCTGCGACCTGTCGCTCGCGCGGGAGTCCTCGTGGCAGGCCCTGCGCCGCGCCGTGTCCGACCCGTACTTCGGCCAGCGCGTGCCACGGGGCTGA
- a CDS encoding glycosyltransferase, with amino-acid sequence MTWGKSVHLPVTSDAGPTAETSGPPAADAVDVRRRVPWGSALPLAGALALWTHSVLRTDPAGLGDFGLVGALPVTYWAALALLTGGFWYCVRDPARGGGWPAAYVLVLLLLERATQALVYPTALYAWAWKHDAVVEHLLSAGRLETTAERLGDMAVYDQWPGFFAAQAGLVRLTGAESAAAFMAWWPLFSSLLLLAPLLLVYRTFTQDRRLVWTAIWLFQVANWVGQDYFSPQSLALALYLGVIAVVLRRGGRTVDGARPEGRLLWTVLLLPLIAAVVVSHQLTPVMLGAGLAALCLTRDHRAWALPALAVLAVVFLAWNLTVSLPFLREAVPEMLRSFGDVRGNLETGYGSTPTGTGPVTVSWVARLLSGAVLLLAALGVLRRTALRTRARPLLLLTAVPLLMLVANDYGSEMIFRVLLFMLPGACFFAAAALLPRRRPAPPRTTRLPYRPVAGGGGPCSPEPRCSCSPPRSCPPTRARTGSATSRRKRWSSSGR; translated from the coding sequence ATGACCTGGGGGAAAAGCGTGCACCTGCCCGTCACCTCGGACGCCGGACCCACGGCGGAGACGTCCGGCCCGCCCGCCGCCGACGCCGTGGACGTGCGCCGGCGCGTGCCCTGGGGCTCGGCGCTGCCCCTCGCGGGCGCGCTCGCCCTGTGGACGCACTCGGTACTGCGCACCGACCCGGCCGGCCTCGGCGACTTCGGGCTGGTCGGTGCGCTGCCGGTCACGTACTGGGCGGCCCTGGCGCTGCTGACCGGCGGCTTCTGGTACTGCGTGCGTGATCCGGCGCGCGGCGGCGGGTGGCCCGCGGCGTACGTGCTGGTGCTGCTGCTGCTCGAGCGGGCCACCCAGGCGCTCGTCTACCCGACCGCGCTGTACGCGTGGGCGTGGAAGCACGACGCCGTCGTGGAGCATCTGCTGTCCGCCGGCCGGCTGGAGACGACGGCGGAGCGGCTCGGTGACATGGCCGTCTACGACCAGTGGCCGGGCTTCTTCGCCGCGCAGGCGGGGCTCGTACGGCTCACGGGCGCGGAGAGTGCGGCGGCCTTCATGGCCTGGTGGCCGCTGTTCTCGAGCCTGCTGCTGCTCGCTCCGCTCCTGCTCGTCTACCGCACCTTCACCCAGGACCGCAGGCTCGTCTGGACGGCAATCTGGCTGTTCCAGGTCGCCAACTGGGTCGGCCAGGACTACTTCTCGCCGCAGTCCCTCGCACTCGCCCTGTATCTCGGTGTGATCGCGGTCGTGCTGCGCCGCGGCGGCCGGACCGTGGACGGCGCACGGCCCGAGGGCCGCCTCCTGTGGACGGTCCTGCTGCTTCCGCTGATCGCGGCCGTCGTCGTCTCGCACCAGCTCACGCCGGTGATGCTGGGGGCGGGGCTCGCCGCGCTGTGCCTGACCCGCGACCACCGCGCGTGGGCGCTGCCCGCGCTGGCGGTGCTGGCCGTGGTGTTCCTGGCCTGGAACCTGACCGTCTCGCTGCCCTTCCTGCGCGAGGCGGTGCCCGAGATGCTCCGGTCCTTCGGCGACGTGCGCGGCAACCTGGAGACGGGATACGGGTCGACGCCGACCGGGACCGGCCCGGTGACCGTGTCGTGGGTGGCCCGGCTGCTGTCGGGGGCGGTGCTGCTGCTCGCCGCGCTCGGCGTGCTGCGGCGGACGGCGCTGCGGACCCGGGCCCGGCCTCTGCTGCTGCTCACCGCCGTCCCGCTGCTGATGCTCGTCGCGAACGACTACGGCAGCGAAATGATCTTCCGGGTGCTGCTGTTCATGCTGCCAGGCGCGTGCTTCTTCGCGGCAGCGGCCCTACTGCCCCGGCGGCGGCCGGCGCCGCCCCGGACGACCCGGCTGCCGTACCGGCCCGTGGCGGGCGGCGGCGGACCGTGCTCGCCGGAGCCGCGCTGCTCGTGCTCACCGCCGCGTTCGTGCCCGCCTACGCGGGCAAGGACCGGCTCAGCTACTTCCCGCCGGAAGAGGTGGAGCTCGTCCGGCAGGTGA